A genomic region of Streptomyces sp. NBC_00247 contains the following coding sequences:
- a CDS encoding asparagine synthetase A yields the protein MTLQIDLPPAFAAAPVLPSPLEHLRDPRTRAALRVQQALVAGARAYLRADDAVEMAHPIIGPVTDPGSRGAKQVDVDYYGHRYKLMTSAILYKQASLLAYDRIFLVAPNVRLEPLETSSTHRHLSEFRQIDVEYAGATRDDAMDIAEGLVRHAVTTVADECGAELAVLGRDPDTLRRFVAEPFARVPHGEVVDRLRADGYPQAAGTEIEWEAEERISRQADAPFFIVGYPKGSRGFYDKESPAEPGTLLNFDLIAPESCGELCSGSERENEYATLVTRMRETGENPSKYAWYLDVARHGIPRSAGFGIGLERLTRWVAGLDSVWQATAFPKLAGVVSP from the coding sequence ATGACACTCCAGATCGACCTCCCCCCGGCATTCGCCGCCGCTCCCGTCCTGCCCTCGCCGCTGGAACACCTGCGCGACCCTCGCACCCGGGCGGCTCTGCGCGTCCAGCAGGCCCTGGTCGCGGGTGCCCGCGCCTACCTGCGCGCCGACGACGCGGTGGAGATGGCCCACCCGATCATCGGTCCCGTCACCGACCCCGGCTCGCGCGGCGCCAAGCAGGTCGACGTCGACTACTACGGCCACCGCTACAAGCTGATGACCAGCGCCATCCTCTACAAGCAGGCGTCCCTGCTGGCGTACGACCGCATCTTCCTCGTCGCGCCCAACGTCCGCCTGGAACCCCTGGAGACGAGCTCGACCCACCGCCACCTCTCCGAGTTCCGGCAGATCGACGTCGAGTACGCGGGCGCCACCCGCGACGACGCCATGGACATCGCCGAGGGACTCGTCCGCCACGCCGTCACCACCGTCGCCGACGAATGCGGTGCCGAACTCGCCGTGCTGGGCCGCGACCCCGACACCCTGCGCCGGTTCGTCGCCGAGCCGTTCGCCCGCGTCCCGCACGGCGAGGTCGTCGACCGTCTGCGCGCCGACGGATATCCGCAGGCCGCCGGTACGGAGATCGAGTGGGAGGCCGAGGAACGCATATCCCGCCAAGCCGACGCCCCGTTCTTCATCGTCGGTTACCCCAAGGGCTCCCGAGGCTTCTACGACAAGGAGAGCCCCGCCGAGCCCGGCACCCTGCTCAACTTCGACCTGATCGCACCCGAGTCCTGCGGCGAGCTGTGCAGCGGGAGCGAGCGCGAGAACGAGTACGCCACCCTGGTCACCCGGATGCGCGAGACCGGCGAGAACCCCTCCAAGTACGCCTGGTACCTCGACGTCGCCCGCCACGGCATCCCTCGCAGCGCCGGCTTCGGTATCGGCTTGGAACGCCTCACCCGCTGGGTCGCCGGCCTTGACTCCGTCTGGCAGGCCACGGCCTTCCCGAAGCTCGCGGGGGTCGTGTCCCCGTGA
- a CDS encoding methylaspartate mutase, producing the protein MLSTESAADGVTPGPAPGGAFHRFMDDAARSGTLVVQPRMGFADPDRMRAGLIATRGAAATTVGTLTLDSFTRVGDYAAAARAAEQGHPLNGYPLVSMPVATTTGMLDGVRGEAFPVQVRHGSAQPGRIVEALIGAGLDATEGGPVSYCLPYGRTPLATSVKAWREACRTLAGLRATGVEPHLESFGGCMLGQLCPPSLLIALSVLEGMFFRQCGLRSISLSYAQQTSAEQDEEAVHALRALAADHLPDTSWHVVVYAYMGVYPETRHGAAALVADAARLAVRTGASRLIVKTAAEAARIPSIAENVTALETAAAVARTAHRTAPPPSTGIEAEARALVEAVLGLHDDLGQALIRAFARGYLDVPFCPHPDNAGRTRSVVSERGRLEWSRTGSLPLGPAAVVHHSRRLTSSELMHALHHVKTRYDTPAVPLPQAS; encoded by the coding sequence ATGCTGTCCACTGAGTCCGCCGCAGACGGAGTGACGCCGGGCCCGGCGCCCGGGGGCGCCTTCCACCGCTTCATGGACGACGCCGCACGTTCCGGCACGCTCGTCGTCCAGCCCCGCATGGGCTTCGCGGACCCCGACCGCATGCGGGCCGGCCTGATCGCCACCCGCGGCGCCGCCGCCACCACGGTCGGCACCCTCACCCTCGACAGCTTCACCCGGGTCGGTGACTACGCCGCCGCCGCCCGCGCCGCGGAGCAGGGCCACCCGCTCAATGGCTACCCGCTCGTGAGCATGCCCGTCGCCACCACCACCGGCATGCTCGACGGCGTCCGCGGCGAGGCGTTCCCCGTGCAGGTGCGGCACGGGTCCGCGCAGCCCGGCCGGATAGTCGAAGCGCTGATCGGCGCCGGCCTCGACGCCACCGAAGGCGGCCCCGTCTCCTACTGCCTGCCGTACGGCCGCACCCCGCTGGCCACCTCCGTGAAGGCGTGGCGCGAGGCGTGCCGCACCCTCGCGGGACTCCGGGCCACCGGCGTCGAACCGCACCTGGAGAGTTTCGGCGGCTGCATGCTCGGCCAGCTCTGCCCGCCCTCGCTGCTCATCGCCCTCTCCGTACTGGAAGGGATGTTCTTCCGGCAGTGCGGGCTGCGCAGCATCTCCCTCAGCTACGCCCAGCAGACCAGCGCGGAGCAGGACGAGGAAGCCGTCCACGCCCTGCGCGCCCTGGCCGCCGACCACCTCCCCGACACCTCGTGGCACGTGGTCGTCTACGCCTACATGGGCGTCTACCCGGAGACCAGGCACGGTGCGGCGGCCCTCGTCGCGGACGCGGCCCGACTCGCCGTGCGCACCGGAGCCTCCCGCCTCATCGTCAAGACGGCCGCCGAGGCCGCCCGCATCCCGTCGATCGCCGAGAACGTCACGGCGCTGGAGACGGCCGCCGCCGTCGCGCGTACCGCGCACCGCACCGCCCCGCCCCCGTCCACCGGCATCGAGGCCGAGGCCCGTGCCCTCGTGGAAGCCGTCCTCGGCCTGCACGACGACCTCGGGCAGGCGTTGATCCGGGCCTTCGCCCGCGGCTACCTCGACGTTCCCTTCTGCCCGCACCCCGACAACGCCGGCCGTACCCGCAGCGTCGTCTCCGAGCGGGGCCGCCTGGAATGGTCCCGCACCGGGTCGCTGCCGCTGGGGCCCGCCGCCGTCGTGCACCACTCGCGCCGACTGACCTCGTCGGAGCTGATGCACGCGCTCCACCACGTCAAGACCCGCTACGACACACCCGCCGTCCCGCTCCCGCAGGCAAGTTGA
- a CDS encoding cobalamin B12-binding domain-containing protein: MHLRSQSPQSPPHAVLSTIPSDSHTWNLLFLQLLLEEQGWEVTNLGACVPVETLVTESAARPPGLIVVSTVNGHGAEEAPALARAVRAEPALARVPLVIGGKLDTEGGTTPEDRSEFIEAGFDAVLIGPNAVPGLLALLDSLAQHGSGRAYADAVH, from the coding sequence GTGCACCTGCGTAGCCAGTCCCCGCAGAGCCCGCCCCACGCGGTCCTGAGCACCATCCCCTCGGACTCGCACACCTGGAACCTGCTGTTCCTCCAGCTCCTGCTGGAGGAACAGGGGTGGGAGGTCACCAACCTCGGTGCCTGCGTCCCCGTCGAGACCCTGGTCACCGAGTCGGCCGCCAGGCCTCCCGGTCTCATCGTCGTGAGCACCGTCAACGGCCACGGCGCCGAAGAAGCACCCGCCCTGGCTCGCGCGGTGCGCGCCGAACCCGCCCTGGCGCGGGTACCGCTCGTCATCGGCGGCAAGCTCGACACCGAAGGGGGCACCACCCCGGAGGACCGTTCCGAGTTCATCGAGGCCGGATTCGACGCCGTCCTCATCGGACCGAACGCCGTACCGGGCCTGCTGGCGTTGCTCGATTCCCTGGCCCAGCACGGGAGCGGAAGGGCCTACGCCGATGCTGTCCACTGA